Below is a genomic region from Enterobacteriaceae endosymbiont of Donacia cinerea.
ATGATAAAGAGTATTAAATAATGAAAATAATTTTATTAGATTCTATTTTAGGTTTAGGTAAAAAATCTCAAATTATAAATGTTAAACCTGGATATGCACGTAATTTTTTAATACCTAAAAATAAATGTATTATTGCTACAAAAAATAATATTAGTTTTTTAAAAAATAAACTTTTAGAAAAAAAATCTAAATTATTAGATATTTTTAATAAAGCAGAATTAAAACTAAAAAAATTTAATCGTATAAATAAAATAATAATTAAAGCTAAATCAGGGAAAAATGGAAAATTATTTGGATCAATTAATAAAAATGATATTATAAAAAAATTAAAAGAAATTGGATTTAATATTTTAAAAAAAGAAATAAAATTACCGAAAGGAAGTTTAAAAAAAATAGGAGAATATAATATTCTTTTTCAATTTCATGAAAAAGTTTCAGTTCAAAAAACAATTTATATTGTAAATGATGAATAATAAATTTTATTTAATTTAAAATTAAATTATTGACTAATTAATAATTTTTTATGTATAATCACTACATATGGAACATGATTATTTTAAACAATATTATTTTATGAATCCAGTCAGGTCTGGAAGGAAGCAGCTGTAGTAAATATAATATGTGTAAAAAAATGGTCATGTTCTATTAAATTAATTTTTTAAAAATATATGTCATAAAAATGAATTCTCACGTTTTAGCCATAAAATGGCGCCCCCAATCTTTTGATGATGTTATTGGTCAAGATCATGTAATACAAGCTATCAAATATAGTTTATCTACAAAAAGAATTCATCCTGCTTGGATTTTATCTGGAAGTAGAGGAGTTGGAAAAACGACAATAGCACGCATTTTTGCAATGGGTTTAAGTTGTTTACAAGGTATAACACAAAATCCATGTGGATCATGCGATAATTGTATGTCTATAAAACAAAATTCTTTTTTAGATTTAATTGAATTAGATTCTGCATCTAAAACTAAAGTAGAAGATATTAGAGAAATTTTAGAAATTATTAATTATCCTCCTGTTAAAGGAAAATATAAAATATATATTTTTGATGAATTTCATATGTTATCAAAGCATAGTTTTAATGCCTTATTAAAGATATTAGA
It encodes:
- the rplI gene encoding 50S ribosomal protein L9, which codes for MKIILLDSILGLGKKSQIINVKPGYARNFLIPKNKCIIATKNNISFLKNKLLEKKSKLLDIFNKAELKLKKFNRINKIIIKAKSGKNGKLFGSINKNDIIKKLKEIGFNILKKEIKLPKGSLKKIGEYNILFQFHEKVSVQKTIYIVNDE